The segment ACATCTAAAAATAAGTAAGTCTCCTAAAGTTTCCTAGACTCCAGATTAAATCATGTATTCTTAAATGTAAgcaaacagtaatttttatgCGCAAAAGCACTTTTTCAGTCGAGTTAATGATAGAATAATTACATTCTATAAATCACAGTTGTTCAATGCTAAGttcaaatgacaaaaaaacctcaggaaaaCATTGGTATCAGGCAGTTCTTTCATTTTAAGTGCAAGCAATGCATGAGTCTTAACACTGAGAGCCACTTTGATCCATGGTACTTGATGGCTAAGATCCTGCCAAAAGGAGCAAATGTCAGGGATAATTCAGCTCCTAAGCCATTTGCAGTGGAAAGCAGGGATCAAATCAAGACCAGTTGTACAGATTAATGAAAAGAGGCTTAATGAGCTGTATACTGCTCCAAGAATGCTTGTGAAATCCATCCCTAATGAGGGTGGGGAGATAGAAGATTATGAGAAACAAGTCAGGACCATTGACCCTGGGGTATTACAACAAGATCTTTGAGACTCTAATTCTTGTCACAAGGTCAAGCTTTTACAAAGCAATTACCAAGGATCTCTATAGTAtcaacatacacacacactcaaaGCCTTTTAACCTCAATGGTTCTGAACTTGTTTCCCTTCTTACTAAttgcttcttttgtttgtttgtttgtttttcacctTCTTTCCATGTTTATATAGGTATAAGTTATAGCACCTATGCAGGTGATGTACCTCCTGGCTTGTGCCAGCAGTCTAATTGCAATAGTCAGTGCCCAATTAAAAGTGGAGGATACCAGTTTTATTTAGTACTTCACtttcacttgcttttttctCAGCTTGATTTATGTGCCTCCcattggaatgaaaaaaaaaaaaaaaaaggaaaattctctTTGCTATAGTGAGCTGTTCTAACTTTAATCTTGAATGAAGACAGGTAGGCATTTGCACCCACTAccaatctgaatttttttccccaagtacAAGAAAATAGTCTGCCATGAGTGATCAACCTCAAACCCTTTATTTGTCCTTATCTTCTGAAGTTGTCATCCCACTTGGCTCGGCgcttgtcagaccacacctggagtactgtgctcagttttggtctctgctgtacaaaaaggatcaggacaggctggagataaaaaagagaaaaagccacaaggcttttttttccagagaaaagccACGAGGacgatcagagggctggaacatcTGCCATATGAGGAGAATACAGCAGTACAGCCAGGCAAGTGTTTCCTTGTAATGTTACTGCACATGCACTTCCTAAATAAACTCATGAGGAGAGCTGACCAGTGAAGAGTCTGTAGACCACAGCCAAAATTAAGCAACATGTCTTTTAAACAGAGCAAACTTTACTgcatgaaataataataacattTCCTCATCTCTGATGAGGGCAGAGATCCTTGGTGGAAGTGCTGCTGCATCTGTACCAAGAGGCAGGAGACAAACTACTCCTGCTGTGTCTGGTGAGGGGAAAagctgggctgcaggaaaggGTTACTGCAACCTAGGGACTCTTATGAATGAGAACCTGCACACTTGAATAGACAGACACAAAAAAGACTAAGAGCTCACAGTATCAGCAATAACAGGACAGTGAAGCTGACTTGCAGTTGAACAGAGAAAATGCCAATTTCAGTATGAGAATTATGCAAACTGGATGAGTGAGAAAGTACAGTTaccttgattttaaaaaaaatgtttctaccACTCAAGATGGTTAAGAAGAAAAACCTGATGGTATCAATCAAGTACACTCACACAGTAATTATTATTCCTAAAGAGGAAAGGGTATAAGATACAATGAGATGGAGagggtgtttttctgttttgtcgACTGTGACCACATTAGCAGTGAACACCACACTGGTGTCCTGGTAAGCATCACTTTGGACTGAGTAGCTTGCGAGTGAATGTAGATGCTGATTAAAGTAtggaaactcttttttttttttttttttttttcagactagGCCATTAAGTATTAGTTTCGTCATTTAACAAATTCATAGCAAGAACATGCAGAAGGAGAACAGCCTCTTAAATGAATGGTTGCTTACTTTTTATGGCAAAGAGGAACGAGGCATGCCAGACATTTCAGCAAAGTATATTAATACTTAAGAACTTACAAGGATGGGACTCGACTTCTGTAATCATAAAAATACAAGGGAAGATCTCAAGTCAGTTCATAATACTACAGAACAGTGGGAATTTTCTCATATTTCATTCTGGCTTTAAGAAAACTTCTTCATTAGGTGCAGTTTCAGGTATGCAATAGTAAGGAATATTACTGTCATGCAAGCAAGAGCCAGGTGGTTCTGCCACAGGCCCCAGCTACTTGTAAAATCAATTCCTTGATTTTTCAGATATTCCTCTCCAGTACACCACCTGCAGATTAACACACAAACATTTATAGACTCAGTCAGTCTGAAGTATCTAGAAACATCTCTAAATGTTGTAGTGTGCTTTCATGTCTATAGTAGGCTAGGCAAATACCAGCTATATTTCACTATTTTCTATTtgcaaatttgtttttcttacagTTGTAATTGGCTCCCTGCAAGAAGCTGAAATTGATTTTGTGAGACTGGATAATTGTAGAGCATGTATGTGTTCAGTAAATGCACTTTAAAGAAAAGTGAGAAGCATAACGCCAGATATTTTTAGTCCTATAAATACTGAGTAAAACAACAAGGGAAATGTTCTCTGCAGAACACAAAAACTCATTCAAGACTTCATTTTCCCTATAATAACTCACAGATTCTGCTGGTTGTCAGTGAGTATCTCACAAACATGCTAATGCTCTAGAATGTTTTAAGTTAATGGTGGTGGGATTCAATTTAATGTACCAGAATACTTACGGTGGGCTTCTCTGTCCATACGTATCATTGCTGCCTAAATGTGTGGTGTTACTGATGCTGCAAAAGTTCAGACCAGTCAACTCATTGATTTGcaaagcctttttaaaataaaagaaacaatgaTCACAGAAATCAGTAGGTAAAGGAATCATACATTAACAAGATCAGATATAATTTGATTCAAATTTATTCTAAAAAATGTGATGGTATCAGAATTCACTGTGCTGGTGAAGTCTCCATTTTCTGACCAAGTAGCatggttctttttcttttaagagagGCATGTATACAGTCACCAGGGTTCAACACCTCCCCAGGCTAAACTATTTATGCACAGGCATATTAGAGCCCAAATTTTTCAATGAAGCATCACTACCTAAATTATCAAAGTAGGAGAAATTTTTTAGCTTGGCAAGTTTTTTTTTGattgaaggaaaataattgtttttttagGGATAAGattgttctttattttcttcatccaACTGCACTCCAATGTATGTAACTGTTCAGTGTCTCTCTAACATGAGAGGTTGCCAAGTTACAGAAATAAGCTCTTCTCAATAGCAGTGGGTGCTGGTTGATTGCaagtttttcttatttcaagATATTGCACTACCTTCTGCAACTGCTGTATTTAACTACCTGACCTCTTGCTCATTAGTCCAGAAAGTTTGGAGTCTTCTTTATCATGAGCAAAGACATTCCTTTCTACCAAATCTTTTCCAAGTCTGTATAGAGGAAAATAGAGCACTTACTGTCAGTCCGTATCGAGGGATGCTGAAGTATTTGAGCCAGGAGAGCCAGGACATGATGCTTGTGAGATTGACCAGCAACCCAGAGAAAATCTGGAGTCCAGGAttggaaaaaagccacagcaacAACACAACAAATTACAAATTACATTGTGTTAATGTGTAAGTCTCCAGCTCTTGACCCTGCTTGTTCAGATTACAAACAAGTGGGAAGGCATTTCTAGAGGAAGAAACTCTTCCAGTGGAAGaacagaggagagggaaggaataATTTCTTGTTACCCAGCTATGGGCCATAGCTCTGTGTGGTCCTCCCAAAATGAGTAAGGGGGAATGCTTTCACCCATGCATTAAACCCAGATGCTTCCCATTTGTGGGTGCCACGTGGGTTCAGATTGACTGCCTGTGGTTGGTAGGGtgtgtggagctgctggaggtgtGCACTTGGTTTTGCATGTGTGCCCCAACTCTGAGGCAACGTGGGTTTGGCTCTTGGTCCAGCATTTCTTCATGGTTTATGGTGCTGGACTTCTAACTGCAGCTGTTAGAGTGATCTCAGAGAGCAGGGTTCTGTTGTCAGCCAGTCAAATTTGCAAAGCTAAAGGAGACTGAACCAAATGTAGGTctaagctgcttttctgcttcccaggcAGCATGCTGGCTGACAGAGCCAGAGGGAAGAGGGCACTCGCTCTCCCTCCCCTCACACTCAGCCCTTGGGGCCCCTGGTTCTTGTTATGTAAAAGGACAAACCTGAATATTTGACCCTGCAGTTATCAAACAAGTCAGGATATTCAACATGCTCAACCCCACAGTGTTTTTGCAGGATTGAGCTGAACTCTGTGCTGGTAGGATTTCTAGATTTCAGCATTTCCAGGCTTTCAGGATTTGGTCTAGAAAACTGAATAATGCTACTCACAATCATAAAAACAAACGCGATGGTCACAAGCAGGTTTGCTACAGACACCgtgctctgtcctgctgcaaTGGCAAGGGCCATGGAAGCGGCTGTGTAGGACACCATCAAAAGGGTAAACATCATTGTAAAGAAGGCTTCTACTGTTGGTTTCAAACCTTAAAGGTGAGAACAAGAAGGGTTTCAGTATGATCTTGCAAAAGCTCCACAATAACCTGAACAATATCCTGGCTTATGCATTTTATCGTTCCTGTAGGATGCATTTTGTCTGACAGCACGGAACCCATGGAACCCAAGACTGCAGTGGGGCTTGTGAGAGCCCATGGGTTTATGTCCTGTCCATGGAGAACAGCATGAATAACCACTATGTCTGTAACTGCAGTAACACTGGAGACAGCAGGATGGGTAGAAGTTACAGTACTGTACTCCACAGTCCAAGGTGAAGGCTTCACCATGGCTTCAAGTTGTCCACCAAAGGGGAAGTTCCTAGTGAATTCCCATGAGCAGCAGCTGTACAGCACATCACCTGTTTCCTCCAGAGAGCTTGCAGAGCAGAGGCCATTAGGTGAATATGGATGTGTAGCAAAGTCTATCTTACTCCAGTTTTGCACTGAGGACCTCTTGCTGGTGAGGCCTTGTTCCCTATTCCTTGGGAAAAAATAGTCAGACTGAAGTGAactgtgattatttttaaattctgcttttgggACATCCCAAAAGGATGGTGTGATCTGAAACCTTAACCTAGAAAATGGTCTTCTTGGGAAATGTTTTGAAGGTGACATTTGAAGGATTCTAGGGTTGTACATGTTGGTGCCAGCAATCTGCAGTGTAATCACTAACTGGAAGGCATTTTACTAAAAAGAACAAGCTGCTATTCACACAAAATTAAGCTcttagaaaaaaactttttcgTTGACAGATGTTCTtacaaggatgaaaaaaaacatcttctaGAATTCATCAGCAGCTAAAATGGCCATAgatgaaaaaaggaataaatcaaACCTTGCTGATTCATTGAGGAGGCTGTAATGGGACTGTAGGAAACCATACTTGCCCAACATGAAGTAGATTATGCAGGTGAAGATGATGCTTGGCATAGTCCTCATAGGTAATAAATCAGCCACTAGTTTTGAGATGAAATATGCAGATGTTCTGTAGTACCCACTGATGTATTCATGTCTGGAACACAGATATTCATACAGCATATTACAAATCTAACTGCTAGAAACCAGTAAGATCATTTTCACCTGGAGACAAATTAATTCTAgctcaaactgaaaaaaaacccaaacagttctTTCATGGTTAGGCTGTAATGCAAATGTCCTGTAAGCCACACACTGAAATGGTGGTATTTTAATATGCAAATGAATATGGATACTTGTGTACATAGATTTTGGTGGAAGTGTATGTCATGTCAAAACAGCGAGGGTAAAgcttaaataattttccttttctgagcaGTGTCATCTGCACAGCTTTAAAGAATCCTGTTTCATAGTATTTACTGTTCTCATTAGCAAGTCAGAATCTTAATAACCAATAGCTAAATTGAgtattgagggtttttttcctacatatGTTAATAACTTTAAACTCTGAACCATCTGCAACCAGGTACAGTTAGGGGGATTTGCAGACAACTCACAAGGCAGGCTAAAAGGATACATTTGCCATGAGCACtaacagtgaaataatttgaaaactcTGCACTAGGTGCACTTAAATGACAATTAGATAAAGCAGGGCAAAGAAACCAGCTCTGACAGATAACCTGATCACCTTTTTGTATGTTTTACTTacataaatatctttttttccacaatgaAGAGTTCAATAGCTGTGACACTGCTGAAGCACTGGTTGGTGGTCAGAAAGAACATTGCACCCACTctacaaaaagcaaaccagcagCTGTTATGAAAAATTCAATGTCAATGTAGTGTTTCCACTGCAGAGTACATAAATCCACGTGGACCTGGAGCCTGGCAGTGTGTGACATCCCATCGTGAATTCCACAGGGAAGGGCTTGGCTACAAGTCTGAGTCTGTAGCAAGCCTGAAGCAGACATGGTATAGGGAGTATTTGTTACTTGCATGCAAGGATAGTATGTTCTCTGATGCAGCCAAAGGATAGGAAGTgaactgattttctttatttttttttaatatgtaatttCCTGACATGTTAAAAACTCTCAACCTATGAGGCATTTGTCTGATGCAAACTCTGAGGAAGTGAACAAGCAATGTGAAAACTTGTTTTCCCGTTTTCCAACAGAATTTAAGGCTTTGCTTTCATAGTTTCATATCCAATTTAAAAGTagaccatttaaaaataaatgttataaaGGGTTTCGAGACCCAGAGCTTTCTTAGTTGCAAACCCATTTGTCAGGTCACATACATACAGCTGTTAAAATGATACAAAGACCATAACATAagaatgaataattttaaaatctggcTTTAGATGCATCTTCTGACTTACTGCTGGTAAACTCAAGTGAGCATACAGATACATTTGCAAGGTCAAAGCTTTAATTAGCCAGGTTGGTGTAGCCATGTCTGtctattttaacattttaatatttttatcctggggaaatttttgcagaaaagttGTTAAAATGCTGCCGTGCTGAGCTAAGCTGTTCTAATCTGCTGCTAAGCTGCTCATGTTCAGCAACCTGACGGGCACTGCAAAACATCCTCCAGATGCAGGGTTACTCACTTCATTTGGACTGCTTATCCAGGTTTCAGCATGGCAGGGCAGAACTGCATCCCCCTCTCAGTTCAGGGACCTGCCCAGAGGCAGAAGAACATTCTCACTTCAAAGTCACTAACTTAGGCTTGCCCATGTTACCTGCTGATGCAAAGGCAAGCATTTGCTTTTAGTGGTAGATGTACGTCTGAACTGGCAGGTTCCTTCTTAGCCTCCAagctgttttctctcctgtagCAACAAGGAGGGAGTTTTATATCCATTACCTGAACTGACTAACCTGTTCTGTAGTCCAGTGGAGTCCTCTTTAAGTCCAAAGAAAATGCAACCTACAACCAGTCCCAGGAAAGCCGTAACACACAGCTaagtgtacaaaaaaaaaaaaaaaaaaaaaaaagtattattctTATTGCTTTCAAAGCTTCAGCAAGCTTCTTGAATGTGGTGCCTGAGTGTAGGTTTGTAGGACATGtcttcagaaaggagaaaaactaTACAAGCTGGGCAGAGAGGTCAATGGGGCAGATGGCAACCTACAGCACAGCGCGACTCTGAGTCTTCCACCGGGATGTCCTGCAAGAGGCGTGTGAGACACAGGGAGTCCCCAGTGCCACCTGCCCTTGTGGCAGCCAGCCACTGGGACTGCTAGAAAGAAGGGACAATACCAGAGCTTCTGCTGCTCACTCTTCTGTGGTGGCACTGGCAGGAGGCACGTTCTGGCAGTAATaccactgtttttttctgaactccTGCCAGACCAAATCTATGACCTGAGGGAACTACTCTGTGGGTGCCAGCACCAGCCACAGGGGGAGCATGATAGCAGAGGCTTGGTGGGGCACGTTAGAAAGAGTGAACAACACCCTTCCCCAGAGGAACCCCAGCATCACATGGACCTCAGCCAAGGTTCTTTCCCCCACCACTGCTGAAGCCATTGTTGGATGCCATGATTAAGTTGATGATGTACTGCAGTGTCacccctctctccctgctgatCCTCTCCACCCTCCTGGGTCAGTTGGTGATGCCTCATCTGCTGTCAGTGACAAAGGGAAACTTCAGCTCTGAAGCTGATGCTGGCTCTTCagtgcagtgctgctctgggtGTTTCCCTGGAGCCATCTCAGTGCTACTTTGATTTTGGCAACCAGCACCTGAGTGCAGTCTATGCTGATGGCTGGGTAGGGGCTGACAGTTTATTTTCATGCTCCACATTGTGTAACTGCTGGGTACTATCACAGAACTTATTCCTGGGACTGTTTTTAATATGAAATCATAGAagcacagaatggtttgggttagaagggaccttaaagatcacccagtcccaaccccctgcatgggcagggacacctcccaccacaccaggttgctccaagccacatccaacctggccttgaatatttccagggagggcgcaaccacaacttccctgagcaacctgggccagagtctcaccaccctcacaggaaacagtttcttcctaatgtccagcctaaTTCTCCCCTTTTCAAGTTCGcaaccattgccccttgtcctctcactacacacccatgtcaaaagctctgccccagctttcttgtagccccttcagatattggaaggttgctctgaggtcacctgggagcctcctcttctccaggctgaacaaccccagctccctcagcctggattcacaggggaggtgctccagccctctgagcatttctgtggctctcctctggacatgttccaggagctctgtgtccttatgttggggacttcagaactggatacagtactccaggtggggtctcacaagagcagagcagagcagaggagggaaagacACTGAGAAAGACACTGAAATCAAGCTGTGAATCTAATGATATTTGCAGTCTGTATCACAATTTCAATAGCATAGATGCAAGCTGCCTCAAGCATATAAATTGAAAGATTGAAGTGGGTACATCACACTTTGTTAATGTTTAATGCTAATGACAAAATTCACAGCAAAACTGATGGTATCAGGCAgttctgtcatttttaattGTGAGCAATGCACAAACCATAATACCATAAACCCCTTGATCCTTGGTACCCTATCACTAAGACTCTTCTGAAAGGAGCAGATGTCAGCAGTATTTTAGCTCCTAGGCCAATTGCAGTGGAAAGCAGCAATCATATCAAGACCAATTTGGAAGAGATTAATGAAAAGAGGCTTAATTAGCCATGTACCTCTCCAAGAATACTTGTGAAATCCATCCCTAATGAGGGTGGGGAGATAAAAAAGATTGTGAGAAAAAAGTCAGGACCATTGACCCTGGGGTATTACAACAAGATCTTTGAGACTCTAATTCTTGTCACAAGGTCAAGCTTTTACAAAGCAATTATTAAGGATCTCTATAGTATcaacatacacacacatgtactCAAAGCCTTTTAATCTCGAGGATCCTAGACTCATTTCCCCTCCATGCTGACTGTTTGTTCTCTCATTATATAAACCATGATGAAGATAATTTATACCACTGGCTTGGTACCAATTTTTCTATTGGCTTTTCTCAGATGACTAAGAATTGCAGTGATGGTTTTGCTGGTGCTGGGACTGCAGTATTTGGGTCATGAATGAGGGGATTCCTGAGGATTAGTTGTTCTGCAGAGATCAGAGAGGCATTCTGTATTTTTGAAGGCAATGTGCAGCTTTGAAGAAATCAACACTTTTGGTGTTGattcttctgaaaaaacagCACTAACAGGGCCAGTCATGTAGAACATGCTCATCTTCCATGGTTGGTATGACACTATTTTGTTCTTCATCGCATCCTCTTCACAAGACATCAATATCATTCTGAACAATGAAATGACCAAATGCCACACACATTACAAGACTGTGCAGATATTTTTGCCAGATTTGTCAGCTGAGCCAACTTGGCAGCACTTCATTTTGTGCTGAAGTCCAATTAAGTATGCAAGTGTCATCTGTTAACTTTTCCTGGTGGGAGAGAAGATTTGAAGCCAAACCTCACAGTGCCAGGCCTGGACAATTATAGTCCAGTAGTACAGAGTATATCCAATTATAGTTGAGTCTGAAGAGTGGTCTTGAGCAAATGTGTGAAACTACTTGGGAGATAATCTGCTCCTGTCCAGAAGGAGCAGAATACTTTGCTGGAAAGCTCTTGCCTCCCAGAGTCCTTCACTAGCCCAAAATTAATTACTGAACAGTCCCTTGTGCTGCTCACTCAGGACACCATCAAAACCATCCCAATGCCTTACCTCATACAGGAATGGAGTAAATTCCCCATATACCATGAAAGGATAGATACAAACAGCATTACCTGAGCTATTGAAGCTTGAGGGTTTCCtagcagatttttaaatgtgCGCCTGGACACCCATTGCAGCTGGTGAAGGAAGGAATTGGCATATGTAATTTGTCggaaaattgcttttgttttcttcttatttccCAAAGGAATGTTCTCCAacactgcttttgtttcttggtAGTAGGCAGAGTTGGAGTACTTTTCTGCTAACTTCTCAGCCAACGTTTTATCACATTCAGTGCATTCTGCAGTGCTCTCTGCTGCaaggattaaaaagaaataaaactgtttctgtAGGGGGTGGGAAGGCTGTTTAGTAGTTAAGCCAGGAGCATTTTGTCTGGGTGAGAGAGTTGCTAATGAACCCAAAGAATTAATATGTACATTTAAGTCCAGTTATTCACTGCACTCAGTCCCGTAGCATGCAATTCAAAAGGGTTGGTATAATACCAAATCTCTGTGTTTGTGTAACCTAGCCCAGAGACAGTGGGTTCACAGCAGACTGACCAGGTTAACCCTGGTCTGCTGATGAAGTTTCAAACTGTCAGCAATAaggtttttaataaaaatgtgatttccACTTCCTCACACACACCCCTAGGTTTCTGTAAGTGATTTGTTTCACGGAGCTGATGAGATAACCCTATACCTCTCAGACTTTTAGTTCAGGTTAATCCTGCATGTATCAACTTCAGTCAAATTTTAGAGTCTGTCATACAGAAATTTCAGCtgaagctccttttttttttcgCACTTGCAGTCAAATGTGTGCTTTTCCAATAACAAATAAGTGTTGCCAACTATATTAGTCAGACCCTGAACACAGTCAGCATTTTTGTAAAACGCTGGTGACTTCTTTGCTAAAGATACAGTAAAACTGTATGTTTAGACACATATTCATCATTTATGTAAGAGTCCAGTTAATGAGTAGCAACAGACAGGATGAAAAAGCATGCTACTGAACAGAGTTGAGAGTTGATTTGTTAGCCTGGGGATAGTTTCTGCCTTGCTGCAACgtcagggaagcagcagaagaacCCTAATCCCCTATCTGTACTCTCATCTTCCCATGCTCCTCAGAGGAAGGAAACCAATAATTTCATAACAGATGAACCATCCCAGTTGGGAAAAACAGCAAGTCCTAACTGCAACAAATTATGTCTCTAACTGGAACAGCTGTCCTGTTTTATCACCTCTGCTTCTGCAGGACTCCAGCTGGTTTGCCTGGAAGGTGAAAGAAGCTCTGTCTCTGCATTGAGAGACAACAAAACAGTTTCTTGTATTTCCAGACATTACAGCTTCAATACAGGAGAATATAGTTTCACCCTTAACATCTCCTAATGTGAGTGTGACACTGCAGTGTACAGGTCGGCTTATGGTGAAATGGATGACAGTGACAAATTGCTACAGGCATGTTTATGGGAGGCAAACTCTTCCTGCATACATGGGCTTGTTTTGTCTTGCAGGGCTGTATATGCACTTTTTACTTGTTTCAGATTATGCTATTTCCCATACATAAACAAAAAGGAATTAGACACagtgtggggttttcttttccctttaaagCACCACGGAGCAGAAATACCTAACGCTCTCCATAAAACTGCATGCTGGTACAACACAGTTCCTGGCTGTTTGACACCTTTAAGTGATTTTCCTGTGTTGTGCTGGACACTGTCTGGCAAAATACGTTAGGATAATTCCCCTCATCTCTGAGTTTCATACCTGTGCTCGTTTCCTCAGTCTTGCTCATTGCCACCGCAGTGGAGTCTCCATTGATGATGTCCAGGAAAAAGTCAGCAGGGTTGTTGTAGGGCTCACACTCATAGCCTGCAGTGACAGCATTACAAACCCTGAGTGGTGGTTGTGTGACAGGTGACCCTTCTTTggtaggggggttggactcgaaGATCTCTAGAGATCCCTTTCAACCTGTCACATTCTATGACTTTATGAATCTCTGATTGTGCCCACAGAGCAGCCATGGCACTGCAGGCTTCCAGAACTCCCTGCTTACCTGAGAGGTAAACAGCACTGACAGACAGCTCTGGCTCAGTGGAAGGAAGGGGACAGATGGCAAGGTCCCCTTCTCAGCACTAGCCTGGGCTTCATTTAATCAAGATGTGCCCAGCAACAGTTGATTAGAGGTCATCTAAACCCACATATGGGTCAAGAGGCAGAACACCACGAGAAATTCTTAGCCTGTTAAGCTCTCAGGCCTGCTAATACACACTATGTCCAACTCTGCTCTAGTGCTGTTGGCATTTTATTCAAGTTACTGCCAGCTACAGTTGTGGCTGCCATTGGCTCTGCTGTGATTTCTACTCACCAACAGATTGGAAGTAGCTGATGGCATGCTGAGCAGGCCCGTGGTACAgcaccctccctgcagccagcagggtCAGGCTGTCAAACAGTCGGAATATGGAGTACCGAGGCTGGTGGATGGAGAAGATTAttgtttttccctgttttgcCATCCTGAAGGAGAAGAATGACATAGATACTGGTTTTGCAAGTCCATTCAGCATTTAGAGAAGAGAATTTGCAACTTCAGTTAAGCCATGG is part of the Heliangelus exortis chromosome 10, bHelExo1.hap1, whole genome shotgun sequence genome and harbors:
- the ABCG2 gene encoding broad substrate specificity ATP-binding cassette transporter ABCG2 isoform X1; this encodes MAEGQPHLSIQMSDWNTNGIPSRKQSSLDTASREGSVLTFHNICYHVKTKTGFLCCQKTAHKEVLRDVNGIMRPGLNAILGPTGSGKSSLLDILAARKDPHGLSGDILINGAPQPANFKCTSGYVVQDDVVMGTLTVRENLKFSAALRLPKSVKECEKNERVNQIIKELGLSKVADSKVGTQFTRGVSGGERKRTNIGMELITDPAILFLDEPTTGLDASTANAVLLLLKRMAKQGKTIIFSIHQPRYSIFRLFDSLTLLAAGRVLYHGPAQHAISYFQSVGYECEPYNNPADFFLDIINGDSTAVAMSKTEETSTAESTAECTECDKTLAEKLAEKYSNSAYYQETKAVLENIPLGNKKKTKAIFRQITYANSFLHQLQWVSRRTFKNLLGNPQASIAQLCVTAFLGLVVGCIFFGLKEDSTGLQNRVGAMFFLTTNQCFSSVTAIELFIVEKKIFIHEYISGYYRTSAYFISKLVADLLPMRTMPSIIFTCIIYFMLGLKPTVEAFFTMMFTLLMVSYTAASMALAIAAGQSTVSVANLLVTIAFVFMIIFSGLLVNLTSIMSWLSWLKYFSIPRYGLTALQINELTGLNFCSISNTTHLGSNDTYGQRSPPWCTGEEYLKNQGIDFTSSWGLWQNHLALACMTVIFLTIAYLKLHLMKKFS
- the ABCG2 gene encoding broad substrate specificity ATP-binding cassette transporter ABCG2 isoform X2; protein product: MAEGQPHLSIQMSDWNTNGIPSRKQSSLDTASREGSVLTFHNICYHVKTKTGFLCCQKTAHKEVLRDVNGIMRPGLNAILGPTGSGKSSLLDILAARKDPHGLSGDILINGAPQPANFKCTSGYVVQDDVVMGTLTVRENLKFSAALRLPKSVKECEKNERVNQIIKELGLSKVADSKVGTQFTRGVSGGERKRTNIGMELITDPAILFLDEPTTGLDASTANAVLLLLKRMAKQGKTIIFSIHQPRYSIFRLFDSLTLLAAGRVLYHGPAQHAISYFQSVGYECEPYNNPADFFLDIINGDSTAVAMSKTEETSTESTAECTECDKTLAEKLAEKYSNSAYYQETKAVLENIPLGNKKKTKAIFRQITYANSFLHQLQWVSRRTFKNLLGNPQASIAQLCVTAFLGLVVGCIFFGLKEDSTGLQNRVGAMFFLTTNQCFSSVTAIELFIVEKKIFIHEYISGYYRTSAYFISKLVADLLPMRTMPSIIFTCIIYFMLGLKPTVEAFFTMMFTLLMVSYTAASMALAIAAGQSTVSVANLLVTIAFVFMIIFSGLLVNLTSIMSWLSWLKYFSIPRYGLTALQINELTGLNFCSISNTTHLGSNDTYGQRSPPWCTGEEYLKNQGIDFTSSWGLWQNHLALACMTVIFLTIAYLKLHLMKKFS